The DNA region GCTTTCCGTCGGGATCTTATTTTAAAAGCACATGAGCATGCCCGGCAAACCAGCTTTGTCGGTACGGATGATTCCAGCCTTGCCGAACTGCTTGGCTTTCCGGTGAAAATTATTGAGGGCAGCTACCGGAATATTAAGCTGACAACGCCTGAAGATCTCATTTTTGCAGAAGCGATTCTTGCTCAATAGAAAATAGAGAAGGGGGAAAACGAATGTTCCGAATAGGGCATGGATATGATGTACATAAATTTGCAGAAGGCAGAAAATGCATCGTCGGTGGAATCGAAATCCCATATGAATACGGGCTTGCAGGCCACTCCGATGCTGATGTGCTTCTTCATGCGATTGCAGATGCCTGCCTTGGCGCAGTTGGAGAAGGCGATATCGGGCGCCATTTTCCGGATTCCGATCCGGATTTCAAAGACGCCGATTCAGGAAAGCTTTTAGAGCACGTATGGAAAATAACGACAGATAAAGGGTACACGCTTGGTAATATCGACTGCACGATTATCGCCCAGGCGCCGAAGATGGCCCCATACATTGATGCGATGAGAGAGAGGATTGCCGGCTTGCTTGAAGCGGAGGCCGGTCAGGTGAACGTGAAGGCGACGACGACCGAAAAGCTCGGTTTCACAGGCCGGAAAGAAGGTATGGCTGCCGAAGCAGTGGTGCTGTTGCAAAAACTTGACCACCGGCAATAGACTGATAAAATATGACGTATGTAATGGAACGATAAAAGAAATGGAAGGTGTCTCAAATGACCAAAGAAGTAAGAGTGCGCTATGCGCCAAGCCCGACCGGCTATCTTCATATCGGAAATGCGCGTACAGCCCTATTCAACTACCTTTTTGCCAGAAACCAGAACGGAAAATTCATTATTCGCGTGGAGGATACGGACCAGAAACGTAATGTGGAAGGCGGGGAAGAGAACCAATTTCATTATTTGAAATGGCTCGGCATCGACTGGGACGAAAGTGTCGATAACCCTGGCGAATACGGCCCTTACCGCCAGTCTGAGCGCCGTGACATTTACGAAAAGCACTATAACAGCCTGCTTGAAAACGGCGCAGCTTACAAATGCTACTGCACAGAAGAAGAGCTGGAAGAAGAGCGTGAAGCACAGCGGGCCCGCGGAGAAATGCCGCGTTATTCCGGCAAATGCAGGCACCTGACGGAAGAAGAGCGCAGCAAGCTTGAAGACGAGGGACGCCAGCCGAGCATCCGCTTCAAAGTTCCGGCTGATAAGGTATATACGTTCAACGATATCGTGAAAAATGAGGTCTCCTTCGAATCAAATGGAATCGGTGATTTTGTCATTGTGAAAAAAGACGGGATGCCGACATATAATTTCGCGGTCGCAGTCGATGATCATCTAATGGAAATCACCCACGTGCTTCGCGGGGAAGACCACATTTCCAACACACCAAAGCAAATGATGATTTATGAAGCATTCGGGTGGGAGCATCCGGTGTTCGGGCATATGACGCTGATCGTCAATGATGAGCGGAAGAAGCTGAGCAAGCGCGACCATTCGATCATCCAGTACATCGGTCAGTACAACGACCTTGGCTATCTGCCGGAAGCGATGTTCAACTTTATCGCTTTGCTCGGCTGGTCGCCAAAAGGTGAAGAGGAAATTTTTACAAAGGAACAGTTCATTGAAATTTTCGATCCGGAACGGCTGTCCACGTCACCGGCCGTGTTTGATAACAAGAAGCTTTCCTGGATGAATAATCAGTATATGAAAGAGGCTGACTTCGAGCGGGTATTTGAAATGTCGCTTGAGCATCTTGTGAAAGCAGACAGGCTTCCGGCCGACATGGATGAAGAGAAGAGCAGATGGGCACGCGGCCTTGTCGAATTGTACAAAGAACAGATGAGTTACGCAGGCGAAATCGTCGAACTGAGCGATATGTTCTTCAAAACCGAGATTGAATATGATGAAGAAGCAATGGCAATCCTTGAAGAGGAGCAGGTTCCTGAAGTGCTTCAGGGATTCCTGGATCAGATTAAGAAACTGGGGAATTTTGAGGCGGCTGAAATCAAAAAAGCCATCAAAGCGACCCAAAAAGCGACCGGCCATAAGGGTAAAAAGCTGTTCATGCCGATTCGTGTCGCTACGACCGGTCAGTCACACGGCCCGGAACTCCCGCTGGCAATCGAGCTGCTTGGCAGTGAAGTCGTCGAAACAAGGCTTGAGCAGCTGCTGACAAAACTAAACGGTTAACATTTTC from Bacillus marinisedimentorum includes:
- the ispF gene encoding 2-C-methyl-D-erythritol 2,4-cyclodiphosphate synthase: MFRIGHGYDVHKFAEGRKCIVGGIEIPYEYGLAGHSDADVLLHAIADACLGAVGEGDIGRHFPDSDPDFKDADSGKLLEHVWKITTDKGYTLGNIDCTIIAQAPKMAPYIDAMRERIAGLLEAEAGQVNVKATTTEKLGFTGRKEGMAAEAVVLLQKLDHRQ
- the gltX gene encoding glutamate--tRNA ligase gives rise to the protein MTKEVRVRYAPSPTGYLHIGNARTALFNYLFARNQNGKFIIRVEDTDQKRNVEGGEENQFHYLKWLGIDWDESVDNPGEYGPYRQSERRDIYEKHYNSLLENGAAYKCYCTEEELEEEREAQRARGEMPRYSGKCRHLTEEERSKLEDEGRQPSIRFKVPADKVYTFNDIVKNEVSFESNGIGDFVIVKKDGMPTYNFAVAVDDHLMEITHVLRGEDHISNTPKQMMIYEAFGWEHPVFGHMTLIVNDERKKLSKRDHSIIQYIGQYNDLGYLPEAMFNFIALLGWSPKGEEEIFTKEQFIEIFDPERLSTSPAVFDNKKLSWMNNQYMKEADFERVFEMSLEHLVKADRLPADMDEEKSRWARGLVELYKEQMSYAGEIVELSDMFFKTEIEYDEEAMAILEEEQVPEVLQGFLDQIKKLGNFEAAEIKKAIKATQKATGHKGKKLFMPIRVATTGQSHGPELPLAIELLGSEVVETRLEQLLTKLNG